From one Caldithrix abyssi DSM 13497 genomic stretch:
- a CDS encoding NADH-quinone oxidoreductase subunit C has protein sequence MEEILNRLDQKFYVQARDVQRRNLAFITLNKNVAVQAITYLRDVEGFRHLVLISAVDYIERNLFQLTYILHNYRLHSDIAVRVEIDRQNPQMESIHHLWAAAQVYQRELKEMFGIDFPGSPRVDESMILEGWDNIPPMRKEFDTKKYSEETYFPREGRASCDPVKIMEKKLYRVEAEVKYEIKRIVRDNRDKQASGE, from the coding sequence ATGGAAGAAATTCTTAATCGATTGGATCAAAAATTTTATGTGCAGGCGCGCGATGTGCAGCGCCGCAATCTGGCTTTTATTACGCTCAACAAAAATGTGGCGGTGCAGGCCATTACGTACCTGAGGGATGTGGAAGGCTTTCGCCATCTGGTGCTCATTTCGGCCGTGGACTACATCGAACGCAACCTGTTTCAGTTAACGTACATTTTACACAACTACCGTTTGCACAGCGACATTGCCGTTCGCGTAGAGATTGATCGTCAAAATCCGCAAATGGAGAGCATCCATCATCTGTGGGCGGCGGCTCAGGTTTACCAGCGGGAGTTGAAAGAGATGTTTGGCATCGACTTTCCCGGCAGCCCACGTGTGGATGAGTCGATGATTCTGGAAGGCTGGGACAACATCCCGCCCATGCGCAAGGAATTTGACACCAAAAAATATTCGGAAGAGACCTATTTTCCTCGCGAAGGAAGGGCGTCCTGCGATCCTGTAAAAATTATGGAAAAGAAACTTTACCGTGTAGAGGCTGAGGTTAAATATGAAATCAAAAGAATTGTCCGCGACAATCGAGATAAACAAGCAAGCGGCGAATAA